GAGTATTAAATCCTTTAAGAAAATATTTGAAAATTATATGCAGTAAATTAATTAAAATACTTATAAGTTAATAATAAATTAGGTTATATAAAAAAGCTTTTTGGTTATAAAATCAAAGGGCTTTTTTATTTTTTATAGTTTATCATATAAATATATACTTCAGAAGATAATGTTACCATGGGGTTATTATTTGTGTATAATATAAATTATAGTAAATGGGGTTTTTATTTTAAATATCTAAATATTAAAATTTGGAGGGATATATGAAAAAGGGAAAAATTATAATAATACTTGTTATGTTGTGTATCTTAGGAGGTATGTCTTTTTTACAAATAAAAAAGAATTTTAACTTTAAACTAAGTTCTAAGCATGAGAAAAATTTAAAGAATGAGGAAAATGTTAATAGTAAAGAGAGTTTAAAAAAGGAAGTAAAACATAGTAAAAAAGAAGGAAGTAAAGAAAGTGCAAAAATTGAAACAGTTTCTAAAGAAACAAGAGAAAAGAGTTTAAATGATGGAAAATTAGAAAATGGAAGAGTTTTAGAAAAGGACTCCAAAGAAAATATTAGCTACATAAAAAAAGATCCAAAAGAGGTACAAATACCAATTCTAATGTATCATTCAATTTCAGATAAGGATCCTAAAAATGGTCTATTAGTTCCCAGAAAACAATTTAAAGAACAGGTAGAATGGCTTCATAAAAATGGTTTTACACCAATGCTTATGGAAGATGTTTTAGAGTCTATAAATACAGGAAAGGTTCCTAAACGTCCTGTTGCTCTTACCTTTGATGATGGATATGTAGATAATTATAACGATGCATACAAAATATTAAGTGAAAATAATATGAAAGGTACATTCTTTGTTATAACAGATTGTACTAATGCAAGTAATGAATACATGAATTTAGAAATGCTTAAAGAAATGAAAGAGAAAGGAATGGGAATTGAGAGTCATACCCATAATCATTTAGAACTAGTTAGACTTTCAAAACAAGAGAAAATAAATTCTATTAGAAAATCCCAAGAATTTTTAAAATCTAATTTAGGTGTAGATAGTAAGTATCTTTGCTATCCTGTTGGAAAATACGATAAAGAAACTATAGAAGTTGCAAAGTCATTAGGTATAAAAGGGGCAGTCACCACTAAAAATGGATTTGCAAAAAAAGAAGATGGGGAACTATCTTTAAGAAGAATAAGAATTTCTCCAATGAAATTAGAGGCTTTTAAAGAGATATTCAATAAGTACATGAATTAATATATAGAACATATAAAGCTTAACTGTAAAATGTTTTATACATTGTGGCATTGCAATAACATTTATAATATATAAAAACAGAACCCTTTTAAATTAAGCTCTACAATTAATATAACTATATTTGTATATTAAAGCTTTTATCATTTAGGTTTAATTACATCTAAAGTAATAAATAAATGTAGACTATATAATTTAAAAGGGTTTTATAAATAAATTTCAAAATCTAATTTTAAGTTTAATTATATACTTAGTAAGGAAATATACTTAATTAACTACTATATATCGCTTAAAGGTCTTATTTCATATCCTTGATTTTTCCACTCAGTAATTACATCATCCAATATTTCAGCATTAGTTTTTGAAACTGCATGAAGTAACATAATAGCGCCATTATGAGTTTTATCTAATATTTTCTTTTTAGCAAAACTATGAGAAGGTTGCTTTTTAGTATCCCAATCTGCATAAGCAAAACTCCAGAATATAGTTTTA
The nucleotide sequence above comes from Hathewaya histolytica. Encoded proteins:
- a CDS encoding polysaccharide deacetylase family protein codes for the protein MKKGKIIIILVMLCILGGMSFLQIKKNFNFKLSSKHEKNLKNEENVNSKESLKKEVKHSKKEGSKESAKIETVSKETREKSLNDGKLENGRVLEKDSKENISYIKKDPKEVQIPILMYHSISDKDPKNGLLVPRKQFKEQVEWLHKNGFTPMLMEDVLESINTGKVPKRPVALTFDDGYVDNYNDAYKILSENNMKGTFFVITDCTNASNEYMNLEMLKEMKEKGMGIESHTHNHLELVRLSKQEKINSIRKSQEFLKSNLGVDSKYLCYPVGKYDKETIEVAKSLGIKGAVTTKNGFAKKEDGELSLRRIRISPMKLEAFKEIFNKYMN